A window of the Pyrodictium abyssi genome harbors these coding sequences:
- a CDS encoding endonuclease III, whose translation MPERRGIAGRVDGETLYQLLSQSLRVDWRDYVVLVADRLDGNPYAVLAAIILSQNTSDRNSIRAYHSLRRLLGGRVTPEAVLAASEEELIEAIRPAGLARQKARTLREAAKRVIEAGGERVLLEKPPEELRAFLLSIPGVGKKTADVFLSFKRHAPVFAVDTHALRIARRWGLVGEKAGYDEASRALLGLFGPEKSEEAHRLLIALGRQYCRARSPRCSECPLRGLCPYPGRGVEIAREK comes from the coding sequence TTGCCCGAGAGGCGCGGCATAGCGGGGCGGGTGGACGGCGAGACGCTCTACCAGCTGCTCTCCCAGAGCCTGAGAGTAGACTGGCGCGACTACGTAGTGCTCGTCGCCGACAGGCTCGACGGCAACCCCTACGCCGTGCTCGCGGCCATAATCCTCAGCCAGAACACCAGCGACCGCAACTCGATACGCGCCTACCATAGCCTCCGCCGGCTCCTAGGCGGCCGCGTCACGCCCGAAGCCGTGCTAGCGGCGAGCGAGGAGGAACTCATCGAGGCGATACGGCCCGCGGGGCTGGCCCGGCAGAAGGCGAGGACGCTACGCGAGGCAGCCAAGCGGGTAATCGAGGCCGGGGGCGAGAGGGTGCTGCTCGAGAAGCCTCCAGAGGAGCTGCGGGCTTTCCTCCTATCCATACCCGGGGTCGGGAAGAAGACCGCCGACGTCTTCCTCTCCTTCAAGCGCCACGCCCCAGTCTTCGCCGTAGACACCCACGCGCTCCGCATAGCCCGGCGCTGGGGCCTAGTAGGCGAGAAGGCCGGCTACGACGAGGCATCGAGGGCCCTCCTCGGGCTCTTCGGCCCCGAGAAGAGCGAGGAGGCCCACCGCCTACTCATAGCCCTCGGCCGCCAGTACTGCCGCGCACGGAGCCCCCGCTGCAGCGAGTGCCCGCTACGAGGCCTCTGCCCCTACCCCGGCAGGGGAGTCGAGATCGCCAGGGAGAAGTAG
- a CDS encoding glycosyltransferase produces MRVAFVSRYPPVHCGVAEYTRLLAHALLSVDPRLEVYVLSTREAGGEPYREQPGVRVIPSYERFDASYSGLLDALAEIGGVDVLHLQHEYGIYGDTPRVVEAMLEARSEGLARSVVATLHTVYHPYGAAEKLERLELYRVLQDADAVVVHSYLQEFELYSQGLSPRLVNRIPHGTLVNPYLDVDRPRLARDLGIDPVSLQGVVLATPGFLRPDKGLDTLLEAARSLARRGVEFTLVVAGEPQGASGGEVLEQLREARETTEWLLHIDRYLSGDELLKLAALADVLVLPYRDPPGKYAVSGILHMSMGSMKPIAGTRVPRLVELYQYAPRLAAPPGDPAGLAQLLEWLIRNYDYAVAYMSGLYSYAVRTQWIRMARRHLQLYRLLAAATAA; encoded by the coding sequence TTGCGTGTAGCGTTCGTCTCGCGGTATCCCCCGGTGCACTGCGGGGTCGCGGAGTACACGCGGCTGCTCGCGCACGCGCTGCTCTCGGTCGACCCCCGGCTGGAGGTCTACGTGCTCTCTACGAGGGAGGCTGGCGGCGAGCCTTACCGGGAGCAGCCGGGGGTGCGCGTTATACCCTCCTACGAGAGGTTTGACGCGAGCTACTCGGGGCTCCTGGACGCGCTCGCCGAGATAGGCGGGGTGGACGTGCTCCATCTGCAGCACGAGTACGGGATATACGGGGACACTCCCCGCGTGGTTGAGGCGATGCTGGAGGCCCGGAGCGAGGGCCTAGCCCGCTCGGTGGTCGCCACACTCCACACGGTTTACCACCCGTACGGGGCGGCGGAGAAGCTTGAGAGGCTCGAGCTCTACCGCGTGCTCCAGGACGCCGACGCGGTGGTTGTCCACAGCTACCTTCAGGAGTTCGAGCTCTACAGCCAGGGGCTTAGTCCCCGGCTCGTGAACCGGATCCCCCACGGTACGCTGGTGAACCCCTACCTCGACGTTGACCGGCCGAGGCTCGCGCGGGACCTGGGTATAGACCCGGTTAGCCTCCAGGGGGTCGTGCTCGCTACCCCCGGGTTCCTCCGGCCCGACAAGGGGCTCGATACGCTGCTGGAGGCTGCCCGGAGCCTAGCCCGCCGGGGCGTAGAGTTCACCCTCGTGGTGGCCGGTGAGCCGCAAGGTGCTAGCGGCGGCGAGGTGCTTGAGCAGCTCCGCGAGGCCCGGGAGACCACGGAGTGGCTCCTGCACATAGACCGCTATCTCTCCGGCGACGAGCTGCTCAAGCTCGCGGCGCTCGCGGATGTGCTTGTGCTGCCGTACCGCGACCCTCCCGGCAAGTACGCTGTCAGCGGCATACTACACATGTCGATGGGGAGCATGAAGCCGATAGCGGGGACCCGGGTGCCCCGGCTAGTGGAGCTGTACCAGTACGCGCCCCGGCTAGCAGCGCCGCCCGGCGACCCTGCTGGGCTGGCTCAGCTACTAGAGTGGCTCATAAGGAACTACGACTACGCGGTGGCCTACATGAGCGGGCTCTACAGCTACGCGGTCCGGACCCAGTGGATAAGGATGGCCCGGCGCCACCTACAGCTATACCGGCTGCTCGCCGCGGCCACTGCTGCCTAG